atatcatatgagcattattaaaaaAAGAGGGTACAAAAAAGTTGTGGTATTCAGCTgtaattaaacacaaaattataCTTTTAAAAAACACAAGGtgccaaatgagtaaattctcattattttataattaattttttttactaaaatactTAAACTTTGTCTTTAATTACAATTGAATaccaaaactctttttttttgcGATGTAAGTACCAAAACGTTACTTTTTCTTGCATTCTGTAGGTATCAGCCATAAAATATGACTTTTGACAAAGAAATTTGCAGTTATAATACCTAAACTTTGTATTTGCTTACAAAAAAATactaaaacttttttttttcaatgaaagtaccaaaacattaaaataattatataaaataagtgttttccattttttttaaattctataataattttataattaaaatatttcaattaaaataaaaaataagcctgtaataaaatcaaaatcaaaataaaattttaattctaAAACTAAGTTTTTCTCATTCGACAAAGGAACGAATCAACTGAGAAGGAGGATGAAAGGGAAAAAAACttaattttagaattttttttatttcaatagatatttattttttattttaagtaaaatagatttttaatacattttaaaattttaaatcaataaaatataatttaattattttttaaaattttaaaattacaatGGGATTTAAAACATGGcgaaaaattatttgtttaattattttagcGTTTTGGTACTTTCACcgcaaaaaaaaattagtatataGTCGCAAGTAAGCACAAAGTTTAGGTATTTTAGTCGCAACTTTCTTGGTCAAAAGTTATACTTAACGGTTGGTACTTATCAAATGCAAGAAAAAGTAACGTTTTAGTACTTTAACGCTAAAAAAAGTTTTGGCATTTAGCCGTAAGTAAACACAAAATTTCGGTATTTTAGCTGCAAATCTCTCTTTTTATATACTTGTGTAAATTATAGTTACAGAGACATCTTACAAATTTTAAGGAAATTTTGGATGATTTAGAGTACCAAAATCATGATTCAAATAGCATGTTGCACGCTGCCTTTGTTtttagtaatgatatgtgcacccaaaatatgcatatAAACAGTACACACAGTGACATGACAGTTTAGTTTAATCAATTAAATTTATCAAAATTAGGACCTACTATTTTAAAAAGTAGTgtcacatcactgtgtgtaatatttgggtgcatattttaggtgaacatatcattactctttggTTTTTATACGTATTTGCAACAAATATTTGATTCATGATTTTAACAttctaaattattcaaaatttatggAAGATCTTTTATAACAACAATATATATTGTTTTATACAAAATTGGGATTACAACTTATTGGGTGTGAGAGCTCCTTGAAACAATTACTAAAATTAAATCGTATTTACAATCCCTCTAATACTATAAAAAGTAGAGTTGTGACCCGCAATAGTTTTTGAAAGGGTCGCAATTGGTTAACCAATTCAATTAGAATAATAGTAATCACATTATATTCAATAGATATTTATAGGGTAAATATTATTTTGACCCATTTGTTGTGAAAAAGTACTTGATTGTATCTTCTATTTTAGTAAATGATAATTTAGACCTACATTTTTATAAAATAGAATAAATCGTACTATGAGCCTAATTTTGGTTAAACATTTTTTCATTATGACCAAAATGCCACCATATGTTtattaattattgtattttaaattatattaaactaaaattaaaatagCACCCTTCATCCCTATCCTCGTCGATTCTTGACCCTAGCTCAGACCAAGTCTCGAAGACCTCCttctcattctctctccctcGATGTTCCCGACCCTAGTCCGATGACCTCCCTCTCAGTCCTGTGTGACAAACACTATGAAAATGTGTTTTTTCACTCCACCTTCATGCacaatataaacaaaaatgacaATAattacaacaacaaaaataatactattaataataaatatgattttaatatcaaattttattattaatgttattATTGTATTTTGTAACCCCAACcgcttctttatttattttttagtcaTTTTTTGTTCTATAAATAGGATCTCATTTTTCATAGTCTAATATGTAATTTTTatgtagcaaaactctaccaaatttgagtctattttttttttctctgtagAATTTTTATAAAAATGTGTACCATAATATACTAACCTTCTTaagaaggttaggatgatcctatatgcacaatgactttgtttaatatttttttttaccatgTGCTTCAAGTTTATATATtagagtgatttattttctttcatctctttttcttcatcttgttttctttatttatatttacTAATAGCATATAGATATTGTCAAacattttctatgtattattaaattagtaaaaataatattgataaaatctttatcattttcttcatctcattcatatatatttacttttgttaaatctatatagaattagtcatgctctttctatatattttataaatagtaaaagtaatatttgtgttaggttttatgtccaatattttattgtattattttcaaTGGTATAGTGTCATTTTTGGATTTCTAATAAGATATATCTCCTCCTTCCATGGTAAATAATATTAGTCACTtaaatacatttttgtgaaatatatttgtgcttcaatgttaaatcttccaaaagAATAGTTGGGATATGAACtattcatttgtgtaatttttgtgaattaaatatccaaataaataagtatgcatatataTGTAACTCTtgctccttcctacttgttacattttgttacatcacacttttatcctatctttatttctaatatttaaatctaaaaaacaacaaaaatattacTTGTTCTAATTTTTTCTAATTACTTATCTCTTAACTCTATTTATTGTTAACTTTGTTCCTTTGTGTTTAACCGAAATTAGGACATGGTGATGTGGCATTTGAAGAGGACACGTGACAGTAAATGACATCAAGTTTTGAGAGTTGGTTGAGATAAGATAGTTGCTCAAGCAAGAAATTATTAGGGGGAAGAGCTATATTCTACTCGAAGAGAAGATAACTAGTAATACTTCATGAAGCTACTCGAAGATGGGCCTTCTCAAATAGCAACTTATTTaaacccaaaaattcaaattttgtgaGATATTGGAAAATATCCCAAAATATTTATGTAActaatatttgaatgtatttttcaagtattatttgaatttgtaatcaGTTTTAACAATCTCACACTACACGTGTAGGACCTAAATTATTTTGTAGGACCCATAGCCCATTAAGAAACTCTATAAATAATAATCCCTTACATTAATTATAGGAGGgtgcactttacatacaaaatcccTCTCAGATCTTGTTCTTTTTGACCTTGAGTCTAAGACCTTCTTGATTAACATAAGTGCAAATGGATGCAGGTCATTACCAACTTTTGGGATCGAAGCACTATAAATTTTGCGTCGTTTATTTGATTTCAGTTCATTAAATTCTTATTTTGTCATTTGTATTGACtcagtgtcattgaccaaaacacTAGTCAACACTTTGCCtccctccttgtggaatcgaccaccCGATCTATACTGCAACCACTGCTAGTGGAAGTCatgtttgggcgttaaacaattaACACTCATTTTTTGCATAGCCATATCTAGCTTTCAACACAATAAAAACCCAAATTTCATCaaaaaaatcataactaaaaacaacaaaaaatgcacatctaaaataaaaaaccaaGTCGCCTCCCACTATTTCCAAGTTGTCTATTGGTTTCCCATCGTTGTCCATCTACACGGGTATAACTTATCCCTGCTGCTCTTGTTTGAGTCCTCACCACATGTAACCTAGAAAACCCAGAAGAACCATGTTCGATGTCGACAACCCCGCCCAGCCCCGTACTCAATGCCCCTTCACTAACATAGATCTGTCGCCCAAAGTTGTGATGCAGTCGTTCCAAAACTGTGATGTCGTCATCCATGGACAGAGAAGAGAAACATTGAGAGAGAGAGACCATATTTGAATCCtttatttattttggtttttaatattaaaaataacaTATAAATGAAAAATACAAGgatattttagtcatattgaaaaattatttatcCAAAATCGGAACTAGggtgttatttttttttcattttacaaAATCCAGGATCCGAATTGTCATTTGACAAAATAGAGGATCTGATATGTATAATTTTTGCACAACATTAggtccaaaatagtatttacccgtattttatatattcaaataaataaatacacatggaataaaaacaattatttgtttaatttatgAAACTGAAAATGTCATACAAAAACTGTTATCCCTAACACATTATTTCAATTTTCCATGGAGCAATTAAGACCGGATGTTGAGAGTTTAGCAGACAATAAGTGAATGGATATGAAAGTTCAAGAGCCAAGACATGATTAATATATAGTTGCATGCTTAGGTCAATATGTACTGGTTTATACTGCATAAAGATGGCATGCCAATCAAACACACCTACTACATCATAGCAAGTTTTACTAGTTGAAACTCGTATAGTCAGATATTTTAATACAGATATGTATGTAGGTGTGAAATTGTTTTCTATAAATGTCCTCGTAATATAGAAATAGACACAAGAAAAAGAAATACAGTGAATCTTaatcaaaaaaaaaagaaaagaaaatattttttttgataaaaaacTAGTAATAACCAAAACTTACATTGCCTTCCCTCCTCCAATGAGAGATTTGGGAGGGGACAGAGATCTAATTTCAGGTGCAGAACTAGGAAAGAGTATGTTCAGCTTGTGCATGAGGATGTCAGCCTTGGAAGGAATCTCATTCAGAAGAAACTGTTGCACAATTGGTTTCTTAAACCATTCCATTACTGAGTCCCCTGGCGCCCTCAAAACCACTTTACTAACCTCAAAGGGAGAATCCACTGAGCTCAACATCTGGGCAACTACAATCTTTAAAGTAGGCCCAGTGACCAATTTAATGCGTCTTGGGATGACACCATAATACAACATCCGCTTTCTGAATCTGTGGAGAGTGTGCACCACTGCTATAAGAGCCGCTCCTACTGATAAGTTCCTCACATCAAGAGACCAAGCAATTTGCTGATCAAACACTATTGCCTTGGGGAAAAGCTTATTCTCGTAGGCAACTTTCCAAACACATCGTGCTCGGTTTATCTGCCCCATAAGAACAAGGTAGTTGAGGAGAACGTTAACATAGAATCTTGCAGCCCCCTCTTCCATCTCATAATCAATACCCTGAAAAAACTCCCTCACAAAAGATAAGACAGGTTGTTTTCTCTGTTCTGGGCCTGTGAAGAGACCACACATAAATGCGTGTGCCTTATGTTTTGTGGCACTAAGGATGGACATCAAATGCCTTTCATTCTGTTCCTCCTGACATCTTACAAGATGTGCTAGAATGGAGGTGTAAAGTATGAGATCAACTTTTGCAGCTGAGTTCACATAAGTTTCAAGCAGAGGCTTGGCTTGTTCATACAAAACACTCTTCATACATGACTCGAACAATTGCCGGATTATAAAGTTATTCGTTCGAATCCCAGATGAACCCATGAAACGTAGCCACCTTAAGGCAAGTTCAACACAACCATCCTTAATATACACCATTAAAACATCACTAGCACTCACATCAACAGAATAACCCATGGTTTTCATCTCAAGTAAAATTTTAGCAGCCACATCAAGGAGCCTTTTATTAGCCAGCAGCGTTAAAAGAGTAGTATAGGTACTTAAACCAGGTTTCAAACCTGCGTTGGTCATCGAGTTATACAACTTCATGGCAGCATCAACTTGTCCAGAAGCAGCATGCATTTCCAAGAGACAAGAGTACGTTGATGGGGTCGGTAGAAATCCAGCCTTCTCCATCTCTGTGAAGACAGACAATGCAACATCAAGTTTTCCGGATTTCGCGTGTGACTCAACAACCAGCGTATACAACCCAAAGTTAGGCCTGAACCCTGCTTTCTTCATCTCATCCCATAGCTTTAACGAAGTATCTAATTTCCCTGCCTTCACGTGTGACTCAACTAAAGAAACATACATTATTACAGATGGCCTCAGCCCATAACCCCTCATTTCCATGTACACCTTCATAGATGTATCCAACCTCCCAGCCTTTCCCATCGAATCAACCAGCGAAGCAAAGACGTTTAATCCAGGCCTAAAATTCTTTAGTTTCATTTCTTGGAAGAGCTTAAATGCCCCATCAAGGCGGCCGGATTTCGCCAAGCTTGGTATCATTAACTCATAGGTCGAAGCATCCATTGAACAATTTGCAGCTTCCATACCCTCATAAATTTCGAAGGCCTTGTAAGGTAAACCCTTATTCAAAAACAGAGTGATAAGCGAGTTATATGTCTGGGTATCGAGTTTGTAACCGGAATCTTGAATCTTCTTAAAACAACAAAATGAGACCTCCAATTTCTCAGCTTTTGCTAAATACTGAATGACTCGATTACAGGAACTGAATGACTGATTCCCATTACCACTCGAATCCCTTACCATTTCATCAAACAACAACTGAATCTCTTCAAACTTATTACTTTTGTTCAAATAATCGAATATCATAGCAAAACACTCATCGTTCGAACTATACCAAGTTTTCCTCTTACACCATTGAAACAAGCTCAGAGATGCATCACTATCTCTAATAACCTTCAAGGCTTGAGTAACATGAGTCATGTTGGGCACAAATTGAAGTTTGTCCAATTGGGTCTCCAATTCGGGGCCCCATTTCCACCTATTCACAACCTCAACGATCTTGGCAACCGCAGAGGCATTCAGAATCGGTTTCTTCAGCCCACCCACCATGACATGATCGTCGAGTCCTGGTTGCACAGAACGTGTGCCTTTACCGGCAAAAATAACACGACCCGATTCATCTAAATACTCAATCTCCTCAGTCCACTCGTTAGGCTTATCGACAGAGCAGTAATTCCTAGCCAAAAAAATAGGATTCCTAACAAAACATAAGTTCGTGAGGGAAGAAGTAAACTTTGGAGAAATTAGCCCAGAAGAAGTTATGAACCTAAGCATTCCTCCTCGTTCATTTGTACGGACATGGTGTGTATGAAAGTTTTTATAGTTGAGCGAAGAGCGGGAATTAAAGGGGATTTTGGTGAGACTTGTGGTTGTGGAACAGATTTTTCTTTTTAGAATCATTAGGGTTTAAGGACACAGAATAATTAGGGTTTTACCTGGTAGTATGCTCTGATTCTGATAGTTGCCCCAAAATCTGCGAGGCAAAGATATTGAAGAAGatgattattttcttatttattttttaaacatttaaaaTGAAATTTGTTCAGgaaaagtaattaaaaaaaatgataagacAAGAAAATTAGTTCAAAGAAGGGATCTattaaaaaatatgacttttaacaagtgaaaaaaaaaatgagaattatattttcttaatttatatgaaaaaatttataaaataaaattaaaatatgaaaaatataattagtaattaattaaaaaatgaaaatactgtattttttatcatttttaggttttttttttattttgaaggtaattttattttatttttttcaattttttatttgttcttttatttttaaattattttttcttacttatttttttccatttttcttttttttttctaccaattttttctttGGGAAACTCCACCTATTAACCCTATTAATCCCACTAATACTAATCACATACCCTAATTTTTGTTTCTCACTAAAATAACTCTTTCAtactaaaatacccttttaaCAAATTAACTATTTTCGTTTTCTCTCCTTCACCTTCACCATCAGTCCCTTCTCTCTCAGCTCAGACCCACCATCACCATCTTCCAAGCTTCTTCCCACCGCAGCTCCTGCCACCTGGGACCGAAGCAGCATCGCTCCCGCCGCCTGAGACCGAAGCAGCACTGAAGTCGCAACCCCCATCTCTCCCATCGCCAGAACCCGAGCCGCAACCCCCTTCACCAGACCCAAAGGCCTGCAACCTCCTTCGCCTAAGCTTGTAACCTCCATCGCCTAAACCCGCAGCCCCCATCGCCTGTGCCCGCAACTCGTGTCGCCTGAGACCGTAGCCTCCATCGCCTGAACCGGCAACCCCATCGCTTGAGCCCGCAACCCATGTCGCCTGAGCCATCAAACCCTTTGCCTTCCATTGCAGCCACTGACTAGTTGAgtgtatatatgtattttttgtattgaattaaagaaaagaaatcgTATTGTTTTTGTTATTGTATTTAGTCAGAGAATGAATCGATATGGTTTTTGTTGTTGTATTTGATTAGAGAAAAGAAATTAATGATGCTTGAATGTTTATTCACAGAATATCTGGCTTGTGAGGAATGAGGTGAAGAATACTTCATTTTATTGAAAGAAATTGCAGGACTTTATTTAATTTCCAACTTTGTTCTAACTATTTGAGCCATGTTTTTAATTAGATGTAAACAATGACTGAATTTAGTGTGAATCGTGTGTAAACTATGTGTGATTGTGGTGTGAACAATGTATGAATTTAGTGTGAACCACGTCTGAAGTGAagttggtgtgaaccatgtgtgatttcGATGTGAAAagtgtgtgaatttggtgtgaacaATGTGTGAACGATGTGTGAACCATGTTATGAATTTATGGTGAACAATGTGTGAATGAAGTATGAATTATGTGTGAATCATGTTCGAATTTATGGTGAATAATGTGTAAATAATGTTTGAAgtatgaatcatgtgtgaaccaTGAGTGCACTATGTGTGAAATACATGTAAACCATGAGAGAACTATGTGTGAAACATGTGTGAAATACGTGTGAACATGTGTAAAAAAATATGTGTGAATCATGTGTGACCCATGAGTGAATCGTGTGTGAATCATGAGTGAACCATGTGGGAAAATTATGTATGAATCATGTGTGAGTGAACCATTTGTGAACTATGAGATATATGAAACAcgtgtgaactatgtgtgaatcATGAATGAGTCATGTGTGAAAGACGTGTGAATCATGTTAGAAAGTTGATGTTCACACATGTTCTGAATTTACCGGATCTTACTTGAAGAAAGTACTAAtatttttaagggtattttggtcttttactaTGTGTGTAAGGTTATTCATGTGAAAAACAATAATAGGGGGTTAGGGTTAGCATTAGTATAGTTAGTGAGGTTAATTAGTGGAGTTTCCCTtttcttttatcttttttttctttcattttttccattattattcttcttcttctcatttttatttatttatctatttttttcttttatttatattgttttattttttgttcatattttttcagttttctttcctttttgtttttattttatttttattattttccttctattttttctttattttatatttattattttctccttccatttttttttcttttttcacacatatgagcttttttcttcttccatttttttttttcatttttttctatcaattttttcattcatattttttctttccatttttcattatttttcttcttcttcttttcatttttagtCATTCATCactttttttccttcatcatttcttttgtttggttttttttttcttcatatttttttagttttctttcctaagttttttttttcatttttggtacttattcttttctcattccattttctttttttcacacatatttcacacattacataattattttactaatttttttacttattatattttattattgtaatttttttatagttctttccactatatgtaaaaaaattcaaattaatttttttcagcattttcattttactgtaacacttataagAACACCaaattttggaaagaaaactaataaaaatatgaaaacgtgaatgagtaacTAGTTACTCTGATGAGAACAtttaaatctagaaaataaattatatgaagaagatgggaaagAAGAAAAAGGGGgtggatttgatttttttttctatctttagatttgtggtaactggttaccttcccattctttgtgtgtatactTATGGGGGTAACTaattaccttcacgttctttgcgtgtatatttatgggggtaactggttaccttcacgttctgatgtgtgtgtatatttctgggtactttatggtaactggttatccatgttactaaaatcatagttacttcttctcaattttttaatgaagtgttctttctctttttccttcaaatttgatgtttcttttcatatttaatatagtaacacgtcacccctcttatggtaaccggttacccctcttatgacaGAAAGTTACTCTTCTTAGGATAACTGGTCATCCCTCCGGGTACATTTTATTTAACTAGCtctatgattttatttttttaaccgtcaaagatcaatcaagtaactggttaccttacccagaatttgaaaaaagaaacatacaatctaaaaaaagataaaaaaatgtttataataaataaaaataattttaaacacaattcaaattacaaaaaaaaaaaaaaaaaattgcaaaacaaccaaagcaaaatttaatataaaaataatataataaaaacaagctaaaaaaataataatcaaattacaaacatatccttcaaaatttataaaacttgattaagagactatggcataaaccaacttttataagaaaaaatataggaaaataatcccataaaagtgaaaattcttaaaaaaaaagccatagattaatttttttttggaaaaaaaccatatttttgcacactctaataaaaatctcatataaaatgtaattttctctTCAAAGAATCACTTCGTGGGCTTGTTATAATAGGCCGAGACCTCGCATACTTAAGCACGAAGTAAATTTTGGAGGAAATTACACCAAGCACGggaatttttcttaaactttgaAAAACATGATAGTtcttttttcttaagttttttacagcatagttttttttttacaattttatgggagtttattttcaatatatttgtaaaaatttatttgtataccatattttatattttatacatttttagtaattagttttgatatgttttgagattcttttataattttaatctacttgtattattttttatcattcatattttacaaaatatatttttttacataattctttgaagaaaaaaaatctaatacATTTATCACCATGCTTTTTATTCtcattttttcttattttcttccattttttgaATCTTTTTCAATCAATATTTTATCTGCAGTAACTGGTTATcactatcaaaataattttgatttttttgtgataataatcttatgtcactgtcaaattttttagtgatgtgtggtaactggttataacaataaaaatctgttttattttttaagtggtgttgtagtaactagttacaactataaaaataattttgatttttttagtaatgtaccattatcaaaatattaACTAAATTGTAACTGATTACTTAATGAGATTTGAAAAACAAATTatcatgaaaaaaataaactaaattgatcgtgaATATAACTGGTTATAGCTAGGTCTGAAAAataaaatagatatgaaaaaaaCTAGTTgcgatggtaactggttactttgccAGACTTGGAAACAAATAGGATCACAAACAAAAAAGTTAAACTGGTCATAATTGTAATCAGTTACGGATTCATATCTAAAAAAGCACAATCACCATGAgacctggttacttagtcaggtgtgaaaacaaaatcagatataaataaacaaatataaattaatcgttattgtaactggttacagctagatctaaaaaaatcagatatgaaaaAGAAGAATGAGACACCATTGTacttggttacttaaacagaACTGAAGAAAAAAACTTAGAAATTAGAACAGATCATGACTGTAACCGGTTACAGTTATGTTTAtaaggaaaaaataaataaatatgaagtGCAAAAACATATTTGAAATGGCAAAAccagatgtgaaaaagaagaagaacaagtacaaagaaaaaaaataaaactagatctaaagaagaagaagaaaaagaactaGAGGGGGAGGTACGTCGCCGTGAGGGGTGCGGGTGGAGGTGCGTTGTTGTCGCTGTCAGGGGTGGGGGTGGAGGTGCGTCGTTGTCGTCGGGGGCGGGAGCAGAGGTAGCATCGCCGGCAGAGGGCTAAGATGAGAGAACCAAATGGGGAaggagagaggaagaaag
This genomic interval from Humulus lupulus chromosome 8, drHumLupu1.1, whole genome shotgun sequence contains the following:
- the LOC133798664 gene encoding pentatricopeptide repeat-containing protein At1g79490, mitochondrial translates to MILKRKICSTTTSLTKIPFNSRSSLNYKNFHTHHVRTNERGGMLRFITSSGLISPKFTSSLTNLCFVRNPIFLARNYCSVDKPNEWTEEIEYLDESGRVIFAGKGTRSVQPGLDDHVMVGGLKKPILNASAVAKIVEVVNRWKWGPELETQLDKLQFVPNMTHVTQALKVIRDSDASLSLFQWCKRKTWYSSNDECFAMIFDYLNKSNKFEEIQLLFDEMVRDSSGNGNQSFSSCNRVIQYLAKAEKLEVSFCCFKKIQDSGYKLDTQTYNSLITLFLNKGLPYKAFEIYEGMEAANCSMDASTYELMIPSLAKSGRLDGAFKLFQEMKLKNFRPGLNVFASLVDSMGKAGRLDTSMKVYMEMRGYGLRPSVIMYVSLVESHVKAGKLDTSLKLWDEMKKAGFRPNFGLYTLVVESHAKSGKLDVALSVFTEMEKAGFLPTPSTYSCLLEMHAASGQVDAAMKLYNSMTNAGLKPGLSTYTTLLTLLANKRLLDVAAKILLEMKTMGYSVDVSASDVLMVYIKDGCVELALRWLRFMGSSGIRTNNFIIRQLFESCMKSVLYEQAKPLLETYVNSAAKVDLILYTSILAHLVRCQEEQNERHLMSILSATKHKAHAFMCGLFTGPEQRKQPVLSFVREFFQGIDYEMEEGAARFYVNVLLNYLVLMGQINRARCVWKVAYENKLFPKAIVFDQQIAWSLDVRNLSVGAALIAVVHTLHRFRKRMLYYGVIPRRIKLVTGPTLKIVVAQMLSSVDSPFEVSKVVLRAPGDSVMEWFKKPIVQQFLLNEIPSKADILMHKLNILFPSSAPEIRSLSPPKSLIGGGKAIFGTTASQLWATDLC